A portion of the Manihot esculenta cultivar AM560-2 chromosome 2, M.esculenta_v8, whole genome shotgun sequence genome contains these proteins:
- the LOC110607327 gene encoding 17.3 kDa class I heat shock protein translates to MALVPSFFGNTRSSIFDPFNSFELWDPFKDFQFPSSSSIISGENSAFVNARIDWKETPEAHVFKADLPGLKKEEVKVEIEDDRVLQISGERNVEKEDKNDTWHRVERSSGKFLRRFRLPENAKMDQVKASMENGVLTVTVPKEEVKRPDVKAIEISG, encoded by the coding sequence ATGGCATTGGTTCCAAGTTTCTTCGGTAACACACGAAGCAGCATCTTTGATCCTTTCAACTCTTTCGAGCTGTGGGATCCATTCAAAGACTTCCAATTTCCTTCTTCCTCTTCAATCATCTCTGGTGAGAATTCTGCTTTTGTTAACGCTCGCATAGACTGGAAAGAGACTCCAGAAGCTCATGTGTTCAAGGCTGATCTTCCGGGGCTTAAAAAGGAGGAAGTGAAAGTGGAGATTGAAGATGACAGAGTGCTTCAAATCAGCGGAGAGAGGAATGTGGAGAAGGAAGACAAGAATGATACTTGGCATCGTGTGGAGCGCAGCAGCGGCAAATTCTTGAGGAGGTTCAGACTGCCTGAGAATGCCAAGATGGATCAAGTTAAGGCTTCCATGGAGAATGGGGTTCTCACAGTGACTGTTCCTAAGGAGGAGGTGAAGAGACCTGATGTCAAGGCAATTGAAATCTCTGGTTGA
- the LOC110607318 gene encoding UDP-glycosyltransferase 76E2, with the protein MMRNHGRLVLVPCPYQGHISPMLQLGTCLQSLGFSVTVVQTNYNSPKHLNHPNLTFLSIPDGLSDDEISSGYHTSLVLAINVNCLAPLEECLVRMMKNQQPHEELVGVIYDELMYFAEVVANRLELPSIIFRTNNAATFRSRDFLLQLMIGGHLPFSDSASQELVPGHYPLKFKDLPISNFGISENILQALTNMRNIRTSSAVIWNTTDSLEESPLAQIKQECPVPIFSVGPIHKFDTAASSSSLLEEDTSCITWLDKQARKSVIYISLGSLASMNVSDFSEMAWGLANSRQLFLWVVRPGSVIGSEWVESLTNDYKEAVQSRGCIVQWAPQKQVLRHEAVGLFWTHCGWNSTLESICEGVPMICSPFFGDQKVTARYVSEVWRVGTHMENKWERGEIEKIIRMLMADDEGEETRQRAIDLKNKVEACAREGGSSYNSVKKLVDFIMSLKLRD; encoded by the exons ATGATGAGAAATCACGGTCGGTTGGTGCTAGTCCCATGTCCGTACCAAGGCCACATTAGTCCAATGCTTCAGCTTGGAACTTGTCTTCAATCATTGGGTTTCTCTGTCACAGTTGTTCAGACCAATTACAATTCTCCTAAGCATTTAAATCATCCCAATTTGACCTTTCTTTCAATACCTGATGGCTTATCTGATGATGAGATTTCTTCTGGGTATCATACATCACTTGTTTTGGCTATCAATGTTAACTGTTTAGCTCCTCTGGAGGAATGCTTGGTTCGGATGATGAAAAATCAGCAACCCCATGAAGAGCTTGTCGGCGTCATCTATGATGAACTCATGTACTTCGCTGAAGTGGTAGCTAATCGTCTAGAACTTCCAAGCATCATCTTCCGCACCAACAACGCAGCCACGTTTCGTTCCCGCGATTTCCTTCTACAACTCATGATTGGTGGTCACCTTCCATTCTCAG ATTCTGCATCCCAGGAACTGGTGCCAGGTCACTATCCCCTCAAGTTCAAGGATCTGCCAATTTCAAATTTCGGAATATCAGAAAATATCTTGCAAGCTCTAACTAATATGCGCAACATAAGAACAAGTTCAGCTGTCATCTGGAATACAACAGATAGCCTTGAGGAATCACCATTAgcacagataaaacaagaatgCCCTGTTCCAATCTTCTCAGTAGGCCCTATACACAAATTTGACACAGCAGCTTCCTCCAGTAGCCTACTAGAAGAGGACACCAGCTGTATCACATGGCTTGATAAGCAAGCTCGTAAGTCTGTAATTTATATAAGCTTGGGGAGCTTGGCTTCCATGAATGTCTCGGACTTTTCTGAAATGGCTTGGGGCCTTGCCAACAGCAGACAGCTCTTCTTATGGGTCGTCAGGCCAGGATCAGTAATTGGGTCAGAGTGGGTAGAGTCATTAACCAATGATTATAAAGAAGCCGTCCAGAGCAGAGGGTGCATAGTTCAATGGGCACCCCAAAAGCAGGTGTTGAGGCATGAAGCAGTTGGCTTGTTCTGGACTCACTGTGGTTGGAATTCAACCCTGGAAAGTATCTGTGAAGGTGTTCCAATGATATGCAGTCCCTTTTTTGGAGACCAGAAAGTAACTGCCAGATATGTGAGTGAGGTGTGGAGGGTAGGTACCCACATGGAAAACAAGTGGGAGAGGGGTGAGATAGAGAAGATCATAAGAATGTTAATGGCGGATGATGAAGGGGAGGAGACAAGGCAGAGAGCAATTGATTTGAAGAATAAAGTTGAAGCTTGCGCAAGGGAAGGTGGTTCTTCCTACAATTCGGTGAAGAAATTAGTAGACTTTATAATGTCACTTAAGTTGCGTGATtga
- the LOC110609485 gene encoding copper transporter 1, with the protein MDHDMGGMGQAMNNSNATGGMTMTHHMNMMTHMTFFWGKNAEILFDGWPGTRTGMYVLALIAVFFFAFLVEWLSHCQLIKPGSTHLAAGLIQTFLHALRISLAYLVMLAVMSFNVGVLLVAVAGHTLGFLFFGSRAFKKSPPPAKTSDLPPMSC; encoded by the coding sequence ATGGATCATGACATGGGAGGCATGGGTCAAGCCATGAACAACTCCAACGCCACAGGAGGGATGACCATGACCCACCATATGAATATGATGACTCACATGACCTTCTTCTGGGGTAAGAATGCTGAAATTCTCTTCGATGGCTGGCCTGGAACCAGAACCGGCATGTATGTTTTAGCCTTGATAGctgtttttttctttgcttttcttGTTGAGTGGCTCTCCCACTGCCAATTGATCAAGCCTGGCTCCACCCACCTGGCTGCTGGTTTAATCCAGACTTTCTTGCACGCTCTCCGGATTAGTTTGGCCTACCTCGTCATGTTGGCTGTTATGTCCTTTAATGTTGGTGTTCTCTTGGTGGCTGTGGCCGGTCATACTCTTGGGTTTTTGTTCTTTGGGAGTAGGGCTTTCAAGAAATCGCCACCGCCTGCAAAAacttctgatcttcctcctaTGAGTTGTTGA